One segment of Streptomyces sp. NBC_01463 DNA contains the following:
- the hypD gene encoding hydrogenase formation protein HypD, giving the protein MKYLDEFSDPDLAKKLLDQIHAATTRKWAMMEVCGGQTHSIIRHGIDQLLPGGVEMIHGPGCPVCVTPLEIIDRALAIAARPGVIFCSFGDMLRVPGSSQDLFSVRSAGGDVRVVYSPLDALKLARENPDREVVFFGIGFETTAPANAMTVYQAKRLGVRNFSLLVSHVLVPPAIAAIMESPTCRVQAFLAAGHVCSVMGTAEYPPLARKYKVPIVVTGFEPLDILEGVRRTVLQLEAGRHEVENAYPRAVRDEGNAPAMEMLADVFEVTDRTWRGIGAIPRSGWRLSARYREFDTEERFDVTDIHTAESSLCRSGEVLQGLIKPHACEAFGRECTPRNPLGATMVSSEGACAAYYTHRRLELVDAK; this is encoded by the coding sequence GTGAAGTACCTCGACGAGTTCAGCGACCCCGATCTCGCGAAGAAGCTGCTGGACCAGATCCATGCGGCCACCACGCGGAAGTGGGCCATGATGGAGGTCTGCGGGGGCCAGACCCATTCGATCATCCGGCACGGCATCGACCAACTGCTGCCGGGCGGGGTGGAGATGATCCACGGCCCGGGATGCCCCGTCTGCGTCACGCCGTTGGAGATCATCGACCGGGCGCTGGCGATCGCCGCCCGCCCCGGCGTCATCTTCTGCTCGTTCGGCGACATGCTGCGCGTGCCGGGGAGCAGCCAGGACCTGTTCTCCGTCCGGAGCGCCGGCGGTGACGTACGTGTGGTGTACTCCCCCCTCGACGCGCTGAAGCTGGCCCGTGAGAACCCGGACCGCGAGGTCGTGTTCTTCGGGATCGGGTTCGAGACCACCGCGCCCGCGAACGCGATGACGGTCTACCAGGCCAAGCGGCTCGGCGTACGCAACTTCAGCCTGCTGGTGTCACACGTGCTGGTGCCGCCCGCCATCGCCGCGATCATGGAGTCCCCGACCTGCCGGGTACAGGCGTTCCTCGCCGCGGGTCACGTGTGCAGCGTGATGGGGACGGCGGAGTACCCGCCGCTGGCCCGGAAGTACAAGGTGCCGATCGTGGTCACCGGCTTCGAGCCCCTGGACATCCTCGAAGGCGTGCGCCGCACCGTCCTCCAGCTGGAGGCGGGCCGGCACGAGGTGGAGAACGCCTACCCCCGGGCGGTTCGCGACGAGGGCAACGCACCGGCCATGGAGATGCTCGCAGACGTCTTCGAGGTGACGGACCGGACCTGGCGCGGCATCGGGGCCATCCCCCGCAGCGGCTGGCGGCTCTCCGCGAGATACCGGGAGTTCGACACCGAGGAACGGTTCGACGTGACGGACATCCACACCGCGGAGTCGTCTCTCTGCCGGTCGGGCGAAGTCCTCCAGGGCCTGATCAAGCCGCACGCGTGCGAGGCGTTCGGCAGGGAATGCACACCGCGGAATCCGCTGGGCGCGACCATGGTGTCCTCGGAGGGTGCCTGCGCCGCGTACTACACCCACCGCCGACTGGAACTGGTCGATGCCAAGTGA
- a CDS encoding HypC/HybG/HupF family hydrogenase formation chaperone — MCLAVPGRVLSTAEVDGTVMAEVDFGGVRKEVCLQYIPDVTVGEYVIVHVGFAIQRLDERSAQDTLANFERLGILAEEFGDGLELAAQQGESTEGAGR, encoded by the coding sequence ATGTGTCTGGCTGTTCCGGGGCGAGTCCTCAGCACCGCCGAAGTCGACGGCACCGTGATGGCCGAGGTGGACTTCGGCGGGGTGCGCAAGGAGGTGTGCCTCCAGTACATCCCCGACGTGACGGTCGGTGAGTACGTCATCGTGCACGTCGGGTTCGCCATCCAGCGCCTCGACGAACGGTCGGCCCAGGACACCCTCGCCAACTTCGAGCGGCTCGGCATCCTCGCCGAGGAGTTCGGCGACGGCCTCGAACTCGCAGCCCAGCAGGGCGAATCCACCGAAGGAGCCGGCCGGTGA
- a CDS encoding DUF5947 family protein, producing the protein MIPAGRSASPASTLLRLTRDRPVAAAGERCEMCAEPIGESHPHVVNLDSRALMCGCRACYLLFTDEGAQLRYRAVPERYLHFAGLTVDGRAWDELQIPVGLAFLFRNSVQDRMVAFYPGPAGATESELPLEAWETVVESSPELAVLRPDVEALLIRRTAESGGSCHLVPIDACYELVGQLRTLWRGFDGGSEARTAMDVFFAQVADRSRPAPEIGAP; encoded by the coding sequence GTGATCCCGGCCGGCCGGTCCGCTTCCCCTGCGTCCACCCTCCTGCGCCTCACCCGTGACCGGCCGGTCGCGGCCGCCGGTGAACGCTGCGAGATGTGCGCGGAGCCGATCGGCGAGAGCCACCCCCATGTGGTGAACCTCGACAGCCGCGCCCTGATGTGCGGCTGCCGGGCCTGCTACCTGCTGTTCACCGACGAGGGGGCGCAGTTGCGCTACCGGGCGGTTCCCGAGCGCTATCTGCACTTCGCGGGTCTGACCGTGGACGGGCGTGCCTGGGACGAGCTGCAGATTCCCGTCGGGCTCGCCTTCCTGTTCCGCAACTCCGTGCAGGACCGCATGGTCGCGTTCTACCCGGGTCCTGCCGGGGCGACGGAGTCGGAACTGCCCCTGGAGGCATGGGAGACAGTCGTCGAGTCGAGCCCGGAGCTCGCCGTGCTGCGTCCCGACGTCGAGGCGCTGCTGATCCGCCGCACCGCGGAGAGCGGCGGCTCGTGCCATCTGGTGCCGATCGATGCCTGCTACGAACTGGTGGGTCAGCTGCGCACGCTGTGGCGCGGGTTCGACGGCGGCTCCGAGGCGCGCACCGCGATGGACGTCTTCTTCGCACAGGTGGCGGACCGCAGCCGGCCCGCTCCGGAGATCGGGGCACCGTGA
- a CDS encoding NifU family protein, translated as MAQEESPAAPDWRTTGDRIDTLIAASGSGGAVARERSEELVRLVADFYGAGLERLLDLMHEQGRLDDEVLAALAGDDLVASVLLVHGLHPYGVETRVEQALESVRPYLGSHGGDVELLAVTDEGAVRLRLLGSCDGCPSSSVTLKLAVQGAVEAAAPEITSIEVETAADEEAGASGPLVPVDSLFARLHTETGTAGDDGASWEPVPELAELQTGDVARVEVGRVPVVACRVGSELFAFEDRCARCERPFEGATLARRLGGGSGDAVLRCAGCRAHYDVKRAGVCLDGDGVHLAPLPLLSDAGSVSVSVPAAVAP; from the coding sequence ATGGCGCAGGAGGAATCCCCGGCGGCGCCCGACTGGCGGACGACCGGTGACCGCATCGACACCCTGATCGCCGCCAGCGGTTCCGGCGGCGCGGTCGCGCGCGAGCGCAGCGAGGAACTGGTCCGGCTCGTCGCCGACTTCTACGGTGCCGGGCTGGAACGTCTGCTCGACCTCATGCACGAGCAGGGGCGGCTGGACGACGAGGTCCTGGCCGCGCTGGCCGGTGACGACCTGGTGGCCAGTGTCCTGCTGGTGCACGGGCTGCACCCGTACGGTGTGGAGACCCGGGTCGAGCAGGCGCTGGAGAGTGTGCGGCCCTATCTGGGGTCGCACGGCGGTGACGTGGAGCTGCTCGCCGTCACCGACGAGGGTGCCGTCCGGCTGCGGCTGCTGGGCAGTTGTGACGGCTGTCCGTCGTCCTCGGTCACGCTCAAGCTGGCCGTGCAGGGTGCGGTGGAGGCGGCGGCTCCGGAGATCACCTCGATCGAGGTCGAGACGGCGGCCGACGAGGAGGCCGGGGCGTCGGGTCCGCTGGTGCCGGTGGACTCGCTGTTCGCGCGGCTGCACACGGAGACCGGGACGGCCGGCGACGACGGCGCGTCCTGGGAGCCCGTCCCGGAGCTGGCGGAGCTGCAGACCGGCGACGTGGCCCGGGTCGAGGTCGGCAGGGTGCCGGTGGTGGCCTGCCGGGTGGGCTCGGAGCTGTTCGCCTTCGAGGACCGGTGCGCCCGCTGCGAGCGGCCGTTCGAGGGTGCCACGCTGGCGCGAAGGCTGGGCGGCGGGTCCGGGGACGCGGTCCTGCGGTGCGCCGGATGCAGGGCGCACTACGACGTCAAGCGGGCCGGGGTCTGCCTCGACGGGGACGGTGTGCACCTGGCGCCGCTCCCGCTCCTCTCGGACGCTGGATCCGTCTCCGTCTCGGTGCCCGCGGCGGTGGCACCGTGA
- the hypE gene encoding hydrogenase expression/formation protein HypE: MGHGGGGAMSGELIEHLFLPAYGAAAASDLGDSAVLTVGSGTRLAFSTDSFVVKPMFFPGGSIGDLAVNGTVNDLAMSGATPMFLSTAFILAEGTALNDLGRIAQAVGRAAENAGVRLVTGDTKVVERSSGDGVYINTSGIGVVPSGVDIHARRARPGDAVLVSGDIGVHGVAVMSCREGLEFGTTVESDTAPLHGLVADMIATGADVHVLRDPTRGGVAASLNEIARASDVGIELVERSLPVPPTVRDACSLLGLDPLQVANEGKLIAIVPAEDADRVLAAMRAHPLARDACRIGSCVPDHAGMVVARTGLGGSRVIGLPIGEQLPRIC, translated from the coding sequence ATGGGCCACGGCGGTGGCGGCGCGATGTCCGGCGAACTGATCGAGCATCTGTTCCTGCCCGCCTACGGTGCCGCGGCGGCCTCCGATCTCGGCGACTCAGCCGTCCTGACGGTCGGTTCCGGCACCCGCCTCGCCTTCTCCACTGACTCGTTCGTGGTGAAGCCGATGTTCTTCCCCGGCGGATCGATCGGTGACCTGGCGGTGAACGGGACGGTCAACGACCTGGCCATGTCGGGCGCGACGCCGATGTTCCTGTCGACCGCCTTCATCCTCGCGGAGGGCACCGCACTGAACGACCTCGGCCGGATCGCCCAGGCCGTGGGCCGGGCGGCGGAGAACGCCGGCGTACGCCTGGTCACCGGGGACACGAAGGTCGTGGAGCGCTCCAGCGGTGACGGCGTCTACATCAACACCTCGGGCATCGGAGTGGTCCCCTCCGGCGTCGACATCCACGCACGACGGGCCCGTCCCGGCGATGCCGTGCTGGTCAGCGGCGACATCGGGGTGCACGGAGTGGCCGTGATGAGCTGCCGGGAGGGCCTGGAGTTCGGGACGACGGTCGAGAGCGACACCGCTCCGCTGCACGGGCTGGTCGCCGACATGATCGCCACCGGCGCCGACGTCCATGTGCTCCGGGATCCCACGCGCGGCGGTGTCGCGGCATCGCTGAACGAGATCGCCCGCGCCTCGGACGTGGGCATCGAACTGGTCGAGCGGTCGCTTCCGGTGCCGCCCACGGTGCGGGACGCGTGCAGTCTGCTCGGACTCGACCCGCTCCAGGTCGCCAACGAGGGCAAACTGATCGCGATCGTTCCGGCCGAGGACGCGGACCGGGTACTGGCGGCCATGCGGGCCCACCCCCTGGCCCGGGACGCATGCAGGATCGGCAGCTGCGTGCCGGATCACGCCGGGATGGTGGTCGCCAGGACGGGACTGGGCGGGAGCCGGGTGATCGGGCTACCGATCGGCGAACAGCTCCCGAGGATCTGTTAG
- a CDS encoding DUF6390 family protein, producing the protein MSAEGALLFARYAYPPNELGYCGPADAAALLRREATADIELRARQFEGAWCYLEYLAEVAGIPDPLDARVVEAYWIGNELLDLVDPAGLVERMTDRFRGQLGGTWREAAQRALAHHSFQVFEVYPWAPMLRTGGNPTALSVLDQCRIRTGVVLRADRHLATVRCRPLSWNGTELVTGDWQEETARHSAGGRTLIDGLSPGDRVALHWDWVCDVITDEQARRIEDIEERQRTGPILRDPVR; encoded by the coding sequence ATGAGCGCCGAGGGCGCACTGCTGTTCGCGCGATACGCCTACCCGCCCAACGAACTCGGCTACTGCGGCCCCGCCGACGCAGCGGCCCTCCTGCGTCGTGAAGCGACCGCCGACATCGAGCTGCGGGCCAGGCAGTTCGAGGGAGCCTGGTGCTATCTCGAGTACCTGGCGGAGGTGGCCGGGATCCCGGACCCGCTCGACGCGCGGGTGGTGGAGGCGTACTGGATCGGCAACGAGCTGCTGGACCTGGTCGATCCCGCCGGTCTGGTGGAGCGCATGACGGACCGGTTCCGGGGCCAGCTCGGCGGCACCTGGCGCGAAGCCGCGCAGCGGGCGCTCGCGCACCACAGTTTCCAGGTGTTCGAGGTGTACCCATGGGCGCCGATGCTGCGGACGGGCGGGAATCCCACCGCCCTGTCCGTGCTCGACCAGTGCCGCATCCGTACAGGGGTGGTCCTCCGCGCCGACCGGCATCTGGCGACGGTACGGTGCCGCCCGCTCAGCTGGAACGGCACGGAACTGGTCACCGGTGACTGGCAGGAGGAGACCGCTCGCCACTCGGCCGGCGGGAGGACGCTGATCGACGGCCTCTCCCCGGGCGACCGGGTGGCTCTGCACTGGGACTGGGTCTGCGATGTGATCACCGACGAACAGGCCCGACGCATCGAGGACATCGAGGAACGGCAGCGCACGGGACCGATTCTGCGCGACCCGGTGCGCTGA
- a CDS encoding DUF6084 family protein, whose product MSNFAFSVLDVFAEPYAAVPQLTARLRIEELTGQHVHAVALHCQVRIEPQRRHYDDAEQSGLQALFGTRERWTDTLKPFQWMSCDTTVQGFSGSTEADLALPCTYDFDVVGSRYLHALGEGSVPLALMFSGTVFTRGSKGFGVEQVPWDCEARYQMPVEVWRHMVASHFPNTGWIRLDHEVLARFADFRARRGLISWDETVQALLAESDEVVL is encoded by the coding sequence GTGAGCAACTTCGCCTTCTCCGTGCTGGATGTGTTCGCCGAACCGTACGCGGCGGTGCCTCAGCTGACGGCACGGCTGCGGATCGAGGAGCTGACGGGCCAGCATGTCCACGCCGTCGCCCTGCACTGCCAGGTCCGCATCGAGCCTCAGCGCCGGCACTACGACGACGCCGAACAGAGCGGCCTGCAGGCACTTTTCGGTACCCGGGAGCGCTGGACGGACACTCTGAAGCCGTTCCAGTGGATGAGCTGCGACACGACGGTTCAGGGGTTCAGCGGCTCGACCGAGGCCGACCTCGCCCTGCCGTGCACTTACGACTTCGACGTGGTCGGTTCCCGCTATCTGCACGCTCTCGGTGAGGGTTCGGTCCCCCTGGCCCTGATGTTCTCCGGCACGGTGTTCACCCGCGGCAGCAAGGGCTTCGGGGTCGAGCAGGTGCCGTGGGACTGCGAGGCCCGGTATCAGATGCCGGTCGAGGTGTGGCGGCACATGGTGGCGTCGCACTTCCCGAACACCGGCTGGATCAGGCTGGACCACGAGGTGCTGGCACGGTTCGCGGACTTCCGGGCCCGGCGCGGGCTGATCAGCTGGGACGAGACGGTGCAGGCCCTCCTGGCCGAGAGCGACGAGGTGGTCCTGTGA
- the hypF gene encoding carbamoyltransferase HypF encodes MCLGIPGRVVEIVDGYAGQLALVDVEGARRRVNIGMLDAPPVCDDWVLLHMGFAVELIDRAKARDALSGLEMMGRGRVQRIRRRFEVRGVVQGVGFRPFVYVTASELMLTGTVTNTGDGVLAEVEGPSDAVEEFGRRLRDDAPPLAVVEDVRTSEQPTRGGTGFTIEKSSTREGARTLVSPDIATCPDCLDEMGDPSNRRYRHPFITCTHCGPRFTIVTGLPYDRAATTMAAFDMCGVCRAEYEDPHDRRFHAQPIACRDCGPRLELVRKDTVDRPCGEDALRAARELVAAGGIIAVKGLGGYHLVCDARNDRAVAELRRRKQRGGKPFAVMVPGLDAARELVTMTGDEEELLTGGRRPIVLLPRRPDRPGAGVSQAVAPGNPNLGLLLPYTPLHVLLLGTGDDRPGPDALVMTSANLSGEPIVTDDEAALTVLEPLVDAWLRHDRRIHVPCDDSVSRFVAGAELPLRRSRGYAPLPLALPFDVPATLAVGADLKNTFALAEGRYAWLSQHMGDMDDLSTVRALTRAEQHLEGLTGVRPARLVADRHPGYHSGEWARAHAAGRPVRTVQHHHAHIASVMAEHGLGADESVIGIAFDGTGHGDDGAAWGGEVLVAGYKAFRRAAHLGYVPLAGGDASVLRPYRMALAHLHAAGVPWDDDSPAVQACPDAERDVLARQFTTGFGCVPTSSMGRLFDAVASLAGVRHAVDYEAEAAVELEGLARSGQADPRVPETRYGFGIRPGAGDEPAVADPGPVVRAVARDVRSGVPAELIAARFHLCVAALVADLADICRTSTGLGTVALGGGVFQNAVLLEAAQHGLTERGFTVLRPRLLPPNDGGIALGQLLIAASG; translated from the coding sequence ATGTGCCTTGGCATTCCTGGTCGCGTCGTGGAGATCGTGGACGGGTATGCGGGGCAGCTGGCTCTCGTGGACGTGGAGGGCGCGCGGCGACGCGTCAACATCGGCATGCTCGACGCGCCGCCCGTTTGCGACGACTGGGTCCTTCTCCACATGGGCTTCGCCGTCGAACTCATCGACCGGGCGAAGGCCCGGGACGCCCTGTCGGGCCTGGAGATGATGGGCAGGGGCCGGGTCCAGCGGATCCGGCGCAGGTTCGAGGTGCGCGGCGTCGTGCAGGGCGTGGGCTTCCGGCCGTTCGTCTACGTCACCGCCTCCGAGCTGATGCTCACCGGCACGGTGACGAACACCGGCGACGGTGTGCTCGCCGAGGTCGAGGGGCCGTCCGACGCCGTCGAGGAGTTCGGCCGCCGGCTGCGCGACGACGCCCCGCCCCTCGCGGTCGTCGAGGATGTCCGTACGAGCGAACAGCCGACGCGTGGCGGTACGGGCTTCACCATCGAGAAGTCGAGCACGCGCGAGGGGGCCCGGACGCTCGTCTCGCCGGACATCGCGACCTGCCCGGACTGTCTCGACGAGATGGGCGACCCGTCGAACCGGCGCTACCGCCACCCCTTCATCACCTGTACGCACTGCGGCCCGCGGTTCACGATCGTGACCGGCCTGCCGTACGACCGGGCCGCCACCACGATGGCGGCCTTCGACATGTGCGGGGTCTGCCGGGCGGAGTACGAGGATCCGCACGACCGCCGCTTCCACGCCCAGCCGATCGCCTGCCGCGACTGCGGGCCGCGGCTCGAACTGGTCCGCAAGGACACCGTTGACCGGCCCTGCGGTGAGGACGCGCTGCGGGCCGCGCGAGAGCTGGTGGCCGCCGGCGGGATCATCGCGGTCAAGGGACTCGGCGGGTACCACCTGGTCTGCGACGCGCGCAACGACCGGGCCGTGGCCGAACTGCGCCGCCGCAAGCAGCGCGGCGGCAAACCCTTCGCGGTGATGGTCCCGGGGCTCGATGCCGCGCGGGAGCTGGTGACCATGACCGGCGACGAGGAGGAGCTCCTGACCGGCGGCCGCCGTCCGATCGTGCTCCTGCCCCGGCGTCCGGACCGGCCGGGAGCGGGGGTGTCGCAGGCCGTGGCACCCGGAAATCCGAATCTCGGACTGCTGCTTCCCTACACCCCGTTGCACGTCCTGCTCCTGGGGACCGGGGACGACCGGCCGGGCCCGGACGCGCTGGTGATGACCTCAGCGAATCTGTCGGGCGAGCCGATCGTCACCGACGACGAGGCGGCGCTGACCGTACTGGAGCCGCTGGTCGACGCGTGGCTGCGGCACGACCGCCGGATCCACGTGCCGTGCGACGACTCCGTCAGCCGGTTCGTGGCCGGCGCCGAGCTCCCGCTCCGCAGGTCGCGCGGGTACGCACCGCTGCCGCTCGCGCTGCCGTTCGACGTCCCGGCGACGCTCGCCGTGGGCGCCGACCTGAAGAACACCTTCGCCCTGGCCGAGGGCCGCTACGCCTGGCTCAGCCAGCACATGGGCGACATGGACGACCTGTCCACCGTTCGCGCCCTGACCCGGGCCGAGCAGCACCTGGAGGGTCTCACCGGTGTGCGGCCGGCCCGTCTGGTGGCCGACCGGCACCCCGGCTACCACTCCGGCGAGTGGGCCCGCGCCCACGCCGCCGGCCGGCCGGTCCGCACGGTGCAGCACCACCACGCGCACATCGCGTCCGTGATGGCGGAGCACGGTCTGGGCGCGGACGAGAGCGTCATCGGCATCGCCTTCGACGGCACCGGCCACGGCGACGACGGCGCTGCCTGGGGCGGTGAGGTCCTGGTGGCCGGCTACAAGGCGTTCCGCAGGGCGGCCCACCTGGGCTACGTGCCGCTGGCCGGGGGCGACGCGAGTGTGCTGCGGCCCTACCGGATGGCGCTCGCGCACCTGCACGCGGCCGGTGTCCCCTGGGACGACGACTCCCCTGCGGTCCAGGCGTGCCCGGACGCCGAACGCGACGTGCTGGCCCGTCAGTTCACCACCGGCTTCGGATGCGTGCCCACATCGAGCATGGGCCGGCTCTTCGACGCGGTCGCCTCGCTGGCCGGTGTCCGGCACGCGGTGGACTACGAGGCGGAGGCAGCCGTGGAGCTGGAGGGGCTGGCACGGAGCGGGCAGGCCGACCCCCGCGTGCCGGAGACCCGCTACGGCTTCGGGATCCGGCCCGGGGCGGGAGACGAACCCGCCGTCGCGGATCCGGGCCCGGTCGTCCGGGCCGTGGCCCGCGACGTACGTTCCGGCGTTCCCGCCGAACTGATCGCCGCGCGCTTCCACCTGTGCGTCGCGGCGCTTGTCGCCGACCTCGCGGACATCTGCCGCACGAGCACCGGGCTCGGCACCGTGGCCCTGGGTGGCGGCGTCTTCCAGAACGCCGTACTGCTCGAAGCGGCACAACACGGCCTGACGGAACGGGGCTTCACCGTCCTGCGGCCGCGGTTGCTGCCGCCGAACGACGGCGGGATCGCCCTCGGCCAGCTCCTGATCGCCGCATCGGGCTGA
- a CDS encoding hydrogenase maturation protease, producing MTQEPGTSGQVLVAGIGNLFLGDDGFGPEVVRQLSHSGGLPSRVRLVDYGIRGMHLAYDLLDGYDALVLVDAYPGGGPPGELTVLRIGVEDLGTGEFDAHGMNPVAVLANLDQLGGTLPLTYLVGCTPTGVEEGIGLSEAVAHAVPKAIQAVHTLVRQLVPAVPTTSVKSAEPRRS from the coding sequence ATGACGCAGGAACCGGGCACATCCGGACAGGTGCTCGTGGCGGGCATCGGCAATCTGTTCCTCGGTGACGACGGCTTCGGCCCGGAGGTCGTGCGGCAGCTGAGCCACTCCGGCGGGCTGCCCTCCCGGGTCCGCTTGGTCGACTACGGCATCCGCGGCATGCACCTCGCGTACGACCTGCTCGACGGGTACGACGCGCTGGTGCTGGTCGACGCCTACCCGGGTGGCGGTCCGCCCGGGGAGCTGACGGTGCTCCGAATCGGCGTGGAAGACCTCGGTACGGGTGAATTCGATGCCCATGGGATGAATCCGGTTGCTGTCCTTGCAAATCTGGATCAATTGGGCGGTACTCTTCCGCTCACCTACCTCGTGGGCTGCACCCCCACCGGCGTCGAGGAGGGCATCGGGCTCAGTGAAGCCGTCGCCCACGCGGTGCCCAAGGCGATCCAGGCAGTGCACACCCTGGTCCGGCAGCTCGTACCAGCCGTACCGACCACGTCCGTGAAGAGCGCCGAACCCCGGAGATCCTGA
- a CDS encoding nickel-dependent hydrogenase large subunit has product MTATQHKGAGGGRGKNDLVEMAWDPITRIVGSLGIYTKIDFKQKVVAECHSTSSIFRGYSVFMKGKDPRDAHFITSRICGICGDNHATCSCYAQNMAYGVKPPHLGEWIVNLGEAAEYMFDHNIFQENLVGVDYCEKMVAETNPGVLEQANRTPSPHADAHGYKTIGDIMRSLNPFTGEFYREALQVSRMTREMFCLMEGRHVHPSTLYPGGVGTVATIQLMTDYITRLQRYVEFMKKVVPMHDDLFDFFYEALPGYEQVGNRRILLGCWGSFQDPEHCNFEYKDMTDWGRKMYVTPGVVVDGKLVTTDLVKINLGIRILLGSSYYNDWDEQETFVSHDPLGNPVDRRHPWNQHTNPQPQKRDLDDKYSWVMSPRWFDGKDYLALDTGGGPLARLWTTALAGLVDIGYIQATGHSVKINLPKTALKGPVELEWHVPKWSNTIERNRARSYFQAYAAACALHFAEKALAEIRSGNTKTWEKFEVPEEGVGCGFTEAVRGVLSHHMVIRDGKIANYHPYPPTPWNASPRDTYGTPGPYEDAVQGQPIFEENDRENFKGIDIMRTVRSFDPCLPCGVHMYLGEGKKLELLHSPTQSAGSE; this is encoded by the coding sequence ATGACCGCGACGCAGCACAAGGGTGCCGGAGGGGGCCGGGGCAAGAACGACCTGGTCGAAATGGCGTGGGATCCCATCACCCGGATCGTCGGCAGCCTGGGCATCTACACGAAGATCGACTTCAAGCAGAAAGTGGTCGCGGAGTGCCACAGCACCAGCTCCATCTTCCGCGGCTATTCGGTCTTCATGAAGGGCAAGGACCCGCGGGACGCGCACTTCATCACGAGCCGCATCTGCGGAATCTGCGGTGACAACCACGCCACGTGTTCCTGTTACGCGCAGAACATGGCGTACGGGGTGAAGCCGCCTCACCTCGGCGAATGGATCGTGAACCTCGGCGAGGCCGCGGAGTACATGTTCGACCACAACATCTTCCAGGAGAACCTGGTCGGGGTCGACTACTGCGAGAAGATGGTCGCGGAGACCAACCCCGGGGTGCTGGAGCAGGCCAACCGCACCCCCTCCCCGCACGCCGACGCGCACGGGTACAAGACCATCGGCGACATCATGCGGTCGCTGAACCCGTTCACCGGCGAGTTCTACCGCGAGGCGCTCCAGGTCAGCCGGATGACCCGGGAGATGTTCTGCCTGATGGAGGGGCGGCACGTCCACCCCTCCACGCTCTATCCGGGCGGCGTCGGAACCGTGGCGACCATCCAGCTGATGACGGACTACATCACCCGGCTCCAGCGGTACGTCGAGTTCATGAAGAAGGTCGTGCCGATGCACGACGACCTCTTCGACTTCTTCTACGAGGCCCTGCCCGGGTACGAGCAGGTCGGCAACCGGCGCATCCTGCTGGGCTGCTGGGGCTCCTTCCAGGACCCGGAGCACTGCAACTTCGAGTACAAGGACATGACCGACTGGGGCCGGAAGATGTACGTCACCCCCGGTGTCGTCGTCGACGGGAAGCTGGTCACCACCGACCTGGTGAAGATCAACCTCGGCATCCGGATCCTGCTCGGTTCGTCGTACTACAACGACTGGGACGAGCAGGAGACCTTCGTCTCCCACGACCCGCTCGGCAATCCGGTCGACCGGCGCCACCCGTGGAACCAGCACACCAACCCGCAGCCGCAGAAGCGGGACCTCGACGACAAGTACAGCTGGGTCATGTCGCCGCGGTGGTTCGACGGCAAGGACTACCTGGCGCTGGACACCGGCGGCGGGCCGCTCGCCCGGCTGTGGACCACCGCGCTGGCCGGTCTGGTCGACATCGGCTACATCCAGGCGACCGGCCACAGCGTCAAGATCAACCTCCCCAAGACCGCGCTCAAGGGCCCGGTGGAGCTGGAGTGGCACGTCCCGAAGTGGAGCAACACCATCGAGCGCAACCGGGCGCGCAGCTACTTCCAGGCGTACGCCGCCGCCTGCGCGCTGCACTTCGCGGAGAAGGCGCTCGCGGAGATCAGGTCGGGGAACACCAAGACCTGGGAGAAGTTCGAGGTGCCCGAGGAGGGTGTCGGCTGCGGCTTCACCGAGGCGGTCCGAGGTGTCCTCTCGCACCACATGGTGATCCGGGACGGGAAGATCGCCAACTACCACCCGTACCCGCCGACTCCGTGGAACGCGAGCCCGCGCGACACCTACGGCACGCCTGGCCCCTACGAGGACGCCGTGCAGGGTCAGCCGATCTTCGAGGAGAACGACCGGGAGAACTTCAAGGGCATCGACATCATGCGCACGGTGCGCAGCTTCGACCCCTGTCTGCCCTGCGGCGTGCACATGTACCTCGGCGAGGGCAAGAAGCTGGAACTCCTGCACTCCCCCACCCAGTCAGCGGGCAGTGAGTGA